The Vanessa atalanta chromosome 2, ilVanAtal1.2, whole genome shotgun sequence genome has a segment encoding these proteins:
- the LOC125073472 gene encoding exostosin-3 gives MFLHERICQWLGQLKLSRVIFMVSVILFIVPLVTHYYLSKYESTSMSLGSNSMRHTLEALGDLSTMNVVDLKIRIEEMLRIKASVSTELRELEERRGKLQKEAAAASAKADSVKAEYARATAELQRLRVSADQARLAQLEAIRRDSPELAPPTQILPVKPPSILPPISSSSEGHCRMHSCFDHSRCSLTSGFPIYFYDPDIHNPLASAEVDGFLKTTLRQTLTYNSHLTQNPNEACVYLVLVGEGFPLDKSPSSTADAFKVLLNETAIKSLPYWGGDGRNHILLNLARRELSVGSGDAFHTASTGRAMIAQSTFTLQQFRPGFDIVMPPALGPPGGDVWADCAPLAPARRKYILSFQGSQTPTPPGMDKDDDKNLIESLQKAAKSAPSSDVFFLQFECDPPIERRAVIPIGDWALCGTDRSRRSILRDSTFGLILAPADSNYATTALLQARLYEALRSGAIPVVLGGDRIRLPYDEVLDWRRATILLPKARVTELHFLLRALSDADLLAFRRQGRVLWERYLSSVQSSMDSLLATIRMRLNIPARPALAITGSPAFNDSYYPPKLEPPAVDTEPEETLGPLEAPYPSPAYRRNYSLSLLHGYELWNEWGEPFALYPQLPWDPPVTSEARFMGSAAGFRPIGAGAGGSGKEFSEALGGDRAREQFTIVILTYEREAVLAAALARLRGLPYLNKVVVVWNGVSAPTAAQPWPEAGAPVAVVRAPRNSLNNRFLPYHVIDTEAVLCVDDDAHLRHDEIVFAFRVWREHRDRIVGFPGRYHAWDLNFNNGFLYNSNYSCELSMVLTGAAFVHRYYLWAYWRALPAAVRDYVDEYMNCEDIAMNFLVAHLTRKPPVKVTSRWTFRCPGCPVTLSADETHFHERHKCIQFFSQVMGYTPLLSTQYRADSVLFKTRIPHDKQKCFKFI, from the exons atgtttctaCACGAAAGAATTTGCCAATGGCTAGGTCAGTTAAAACTATCTCGAGTAATTTTTATGGTATCagtgatattatttatcgtGCCTTTAGTAACTCACTACTATTTGTCTAAG TATGAATCAACATCCATGTCATTGGGTTCAAATAGCATGCGACACACTTTGGAAGCCCTCGGTGATTTATCTACAATGAATGTGGTTGATcttaaaataagaattgaagAAATGTTGAGAATAAAG GCTTCGGTATCAACGGAGTTGCGAGAATTGGAAGAACGACGTGGAAAATTACAAAAAGAAGCTGCAGCAGCAAGTGCTAAAGCGGACAGCGTTAAGGCTGAGTACGCACGGGCTACGGCCGAACTGCAAAGGTTGCGTGTGTCAGCGGACCAAGCACGCCTTGCGCAGTTGGAAGCGATCCGACGGGATTCTCCTGAACTTGCTCCCCCTACACAAATTCTTCCCGTGAAGCCTCCGTCGATTCTACCGCCTATTAGTTCAAGTTCCGAAGGGCATTGTCGTATGCATTCCTGCTTTGATCATTCACGTTGTTCTTTAACGTCCGgttttccaatatatttttacgatcCTGACATTCATAACCCGCTCGCTAGCGCTGAGGTCGACGGATTTCTGAAAACAACTTTACGTCAAACACTTACCTACAATTCACACCTAACGCAAAACCCTAATGAAGCATGTGTTTATCTCGTTCTTGTGGGAGAAGGTTTTCCGCTCGACAAAAGTCCCTc TTCGACAGCAGACGCATTTAAGGTGTTGTTGAATGAGACGGCTATTAAAAGCTTACCATATTGGGGAGGCGATGGTCGTAACCATATTTTACTAAACTTGGCGCGTCGTGAGTTATCCGTTGGGTCCGGCGATGCCTTCCATACCGCGTCAACGGGAAGAGCAATGATCGCCCAATCCACGTTTACTTTACAACAGTTTCGACCAGGTTTCGATATTGTAATGCCCCCGGCTCTCGGGCCTCCGGGAGGAGACGTGTGGGCAGATTGTGCTCCTTTAGCACCAGCGAGACGTAAATACATACTGAG TTTTCAGGGCTCACAGACGCCAACACCGCCGGGAATGGATAAAGACGATGATAAAAATCTAATCGAATCTCTCCAAAAGGCAGCAAAATCGGCACCATCTTCAGATGTATTTTTCTTACAGTTTGAGTGTGATCCGCCCATAGAAAGGCGAGCAGTTATACCGATAGGGGATTGGGCGCTCTGCGGTACAGATCGCTCGCGACGATCCATTTTACGCGATTCTACATTTGGTTTGATACTTGCTCCTGCTGATAGCAATTATGCTACAACAGCCCTTTTACAGGCGAGATTATATGAGGCGTTACGATCGGGTGCTATTCCGGTAGTCCTCGGTGGGGATCGGATTCGTCTTCCGTATGACGAGGTACTAGATTGGCGAAGAGCCACCATATTATTACCGAAGGCTCGCGTAACCGAGTTGCATTTCCTCCTCCGAGCGCTGTCTGATGCAGATTTACTGGCGTTTCGAAGACAGGGCCGTGTATTATGGGAGCGATATTTAAGTTCGGTGCAATCAAGTATGGATTCGTTACTTGCGACGATACGAATGCGCTTAAACATACCGGCACGCCCGGCGTTAGCCATTACGGGTTCACCTGCGTTCAACGATTCGTACTATCCACCAAAACTTGAGCCGCCAGCCGTAGACACTGAGCCGGAAGAAACTCTCGGACCGTTAGAAGCGCCTTACCCCAGTCCAGCATATCGGCGAAACTACTCACTCTCTCTGCTGCATGGATACGAGTTGTGGAACGAATGGGGCGAACCGTTTGCTCTGTACCCACAGCTGCCATGGGACCCACCAGTGACGTCCGAAGCTAGGTTTATGGGTTCGGCGGCCGGTTTTAGACCCATCGGTGCTGGCGCAGGTGGTTCTGGGAAGGAGTTTAGTGAGGCTCTAGGTGGCGATCGTGCGCGAGAACAGTTTACAATAGTCATTTTGACTTATGAACGAGAAGCAGTTTTAGCTGCGGCTTTAGCAAGATTACGAGGGTTACCGTATTTGAATAAG GTGGTGGTGGTGTGGAACGGCGTGAGCGCGCCGACGGCGGCGCAGCCGTGGCCCGAGGCGGGCGCGCCGGTGGCCGTGGTGCGCGCGCCGCGCAACTCGCTCAACAACCGCTTCCTGCCCTACCACGTCATCGACACCGAGGCCGTGCTCTGCGTCGACGACGACGCGCATCTGCGCCACGACGAGATCGTCTTCGCCTTCAG agTATGGCGTGAACATCGAGACCGCATAGTTGGCTTTCCTGGGAGATATCATGCCTGGGATCTTAATTTCAATAACGGCTTCCTCTACAATTCAAATTacag CTGCGAGCTGAGCATGGTGCTGACGGGCGCGGCCTTCGTGCACCGCTACTACCTGTGGGCCTACTGGCGCGCGCTGCCGGCCGCCGTGCGCGACTACGTGGACGAGTACATGAACTGCGAGGACATCGCCATGAACTTCCTCGTCGCGCACCTCACCAGGAAGCCGCCCGTCAAG GTGACGTCTCGCTGGACGTTCCGCTGCCCGGGCTGTCCCGTCACGCTGTCTGCTGATGAAACACATTTCCATGAAAGGCATAAATGTATACAGTTTTTCTCACAG GTGATGGGCTACACGCCTCTACTATCGACGCAGTATCGCGCTGATTCCGTGCTATTTAAAACGAGAATACCTCACGATAAacagaaatgttttaaatttatataa